From the Onychostoma macrolepis isolate SWU-2019 chromosome 13, ASM1243209v1, whole genome shotgun sequence genome, the window AAGCATGTTATTCCACATCATGCCCAatattcgttgttgcagccctactaACCAGAAAACCTTGACCCTCTTGGTCTGGAAGTTCACTGTACGCTCCCAGCCAGGAGATGGCAGAAAAGATCTAATTTCCTggcaaaaccacaaaaaaacacatttccaaaaGACAGCCTTGTGGGAGCAGATTGTCCTTGCTCTAATTAACAGCTGTGCGATGTTGAAACAGTAGCATTAGCTGAAATTCCCCAGTGGGCCGAATCTCAGTCTGACAGCAGTGTCTGTTTCTGCACTCTTGAGGCTCAAGGTTAATCAGCGCAGGTGGCAGACTGAGACCTTGCATAGACACCTGCTATCATTCGCCTCGTCTGTTCCCCGCAGACCGCTTGACTATAGGTCAGGAGACAGGAAGCGCGTTTGATCTGCTCATGTCCGGACGTTTCTGCTTTGATGGGCCTACTGTATTTCAGTCATGACCTGACTTTTTGCACTTGCCTAATGTTCCCCTTCCTGTCCTCTTTTTTTGTTTCCTGTCTGACTGGCTCGTTCAGTGGTGAAGCAGAGGATGCAGATGTATAACTCGCCATACCGTGGCGTTCTGGACTGTATGCGCTGTGTGTGGCGGCAGGAGGGGGCGCTGGCGTTTTATCGCAGCTACACCACGCAGCTCACCATGAACGTCCCTTTCCAGGCGTTGCACTTCATGACCTACGAATATCTGCAAGAGCTGCTGAACCCCCAAAGACATTACAACCCCTCCTCCCACATGGTGTCGGGCGCGCTGGCAGGAGCCATTGCCGCCGCCGCCACCACGCCACTGGACGTTTGCAAGACGCTGCTGAACACGCAAGAGTCTCTGGCGATAGATTCCGTCAGCCAGAGCGAAAGACAGATCACGGGCCTCGGCCATGCCTTCCGGACTGTCTACAGGCTTGGCGGCCTTCCCGCGTACTTCAAAGGCGTTCAGGCCAGGGTCATATACCAGATGCCCTCAACTGCCATCAGCTGGTCCGTCTACGAGTTCTTCAAGTACGTTATCACCAAACACCAGCACGAGAAGCGCAGGATCCAGAGGGACGGAGAGAAGTAAGCGCTCACAGCTGGCCTGACCTTGGCTTTCTCTCGCATAACCAACCAGATAAGCACTCGAGCTGCAAAAGGACTGATTTAATAAATGATACGCACATATAGAGTCCAAACACTCATGTCTGTTTACTTCCTTTCAGTCGGCATTTAATACTGAAACtttcctgtataattcaactaATAATCATGACCTAAGTTCTCACTGTGAAGGCTCAAGGTTTTGTTTGCGACATCCTACTTTGCACTTAACCCAAATTACACCTCCCACAAGAGGGCATCAGAGGCCTCTTTAGACTTTACATGCTCATGAGTGGGTGGTCCTTCAAGTTTGTGGGTGGGGTTTAGAGCCTCTAGACTTCTCCAATTCCTAAACAGTACCTAGAACAGCAAACCTGAcccctagttttttttttgtttttttttttgttatatatattttcctaGCCAAAACCAATACGCACAAGTCAAGACATATCTGTACATTCAAATTGGGATTTTAAACATCATTAAAATCATTGTTTATGGCAGAATGTAGACCTGTACAGTAATTTATTGCCTTCTCTGGCTGAATAGCACTCAGAGAT encodes:
- the slc25a28 gene encoding mitoferrin-2 isoform X2, whose protein sequence is MPAIAFQTRMQSLQPEPAARYRNVMDALWRIVRTEGIWRPIRGLNITAVGAGPAHALYFACYERLKKVLSDIIHPGANSHLANGTAGCVATLLHDAVMNPAEVVKQRMQMYNSPYRGVLDCMRCVWRQEGALAFYRSYTTQLTMNVPFQALHFMTYEYLQELLNPQRHYNPSSHMVSGALAGAIAAAATTPLDVCKTLLNTQESLAIDSVSQSERQITGLGHAFRTVYRLGGLPAYFKGVQARVIYQMPSTAISWSVYEFFKYVITKHQHEKRRIQRDGEK